The genomic region GCTGCCGGCGGAGGTGTTCAAGCCGATCATCGTGGTGGCCCTGGTCGCCGTCGCGGTGTTCACTGCCCTTAAGCCCGATGCCGGCCACATCACCGTCCTCCGGCACGACGGCCACAAGCACTATGTAGTGGCCTGCGCCATCGGCGCCGTGATCGGGTTCTATGACGGCCTGATCGGACCCGGCACCGGATCGTTCCTGGTAATCGCGCTGGTCTCGGCGATGGGGTACGCCTTCCTGGAGGCCAGCGCCAAGGCAAAAATCGTCAACGTGGCGACGAACGCCGGGGCACTTATATTTTTCCTCCCGCACGGCTCCCTGCTCTGGGGAGTCGGCCTGCTGCTGGGCGCGGCGAACATGGCCGGGGGCTACCTCGGCGCTCGCACCGCTGTAAAGCAGGGGAGCAAGTTCGTGCGTGTGGTGTTCCTCATGGTGGTTTTCGCCCTGATCGTCAAGCTCGCCTTCGACGTCTGGCAGGAGAACTTCGCCTGAGCCCGGCTCCCGCCGG from Arthrobacter globiformis harbors:
- a CDS encoding sulfite exporter TauE/SafE family protein, with amino-acid sequence MVSGFESIQLATIVLIVVAGFSAGWVDAVVGGGGLLQLPALLLVPGITPVQALGTNKMGSIFGTTTSAVTYYGRVRPDLRTAVPMAVIALAGSFGGALLATRLPAEVFKPIIVVALVAVAVFTALKPDAGHITVLRHDGHKHYVVACAIGAVIGFYDGLIGPGTGSFLVIALVSAMGYAFLEASAKAKIVNVATNAGALIFFLPHGSLLWGVGLLLGAANMAGGYLGARTAVKQGSKFVRVVFLMVVFALIVKLAFDVWQENFA